The proteins below are encoded in one region of Maribacter aestuarii:
- a CDS encoding DUF2975 domain-containing protein, translating into MKMLGPKSVSSYLFYIIRLGAISSLVLALFILLSFVFGNYELKNGRFTIPFPLFSYFDIKGDYKTSIITSITLILTYIGGFLYSLSMILKSFKSAVLFNAAAIRHLKLLASINLLVFPIVYILIRSIILNISIMSGIHNLILSVIFGVFLLFVAVIFKRGLKVQNENDLTI; encoded by the coding sequence ATGAAAATGCTCGGCCCAAAATCAGTTTCAAGCTATTTGTTCTATATCATTCGGCTAGGAGCCATTAGCTCTTTAGTTTTAGCACTTTTTATTTTACTTTCCTTTGTATTTGGCAATTATGAACTAAAGAATGGGCGCTTTACCATTCCTTTTCCTCTGTTTTCCTACTTTGACATCAAGGGCGATTATAAAACTTCCATCATAACAAGTATCACACTAATTTTAACTTACATTGGTGGATTTCTCTACAGTTTGTCAATGATTTTAAAATCTTTCAAGTCGGCAGTTCTTTTTAATGCAGCGGCTATTCGCCATTTAAAGCTACTTGCAAGTATCAATTTACTGGTTTTCCCAATCGTATATATATTGATACGAAGCATCATCCTGAATATTTCAATAATGAGTGGAATCCATAATTTGATTCTCAGTGTAATATTCGGTGTGTTTTTACTCTTTGTTGCAGTAATTTTCAAAAGAGGACTGAAGGTTCAAAATGAAAACGATTTAACAATTTAA
- a CDS encoding helix-turn-helix domain-containing protein, with protein sequence MAIIVHLDKVLANRNIKSKELAEIIGITEANLSILKSGKARAIRFSTLEAICKALACQPADILEYCP encoded by the coding sequence ATGGCGATTATTGTTCATCTAGATAAGGTACTGGCGAATCGCAACATAAAGAGTAAGGAACTCGCTGAGATTATTGGTATTACCGAAGCAAATCTTTCCATTTTAAAATCAGGGAAAGCTAGGGCAATTCGTTTTTCTACATTGGAAGCTATATGCAAAGCGTTAGCTTGTCAACCCGCAGATATTCTTGAATATTGCCCATAA
- a CDS encoding F0F1 ATP synthase subunit epsilon, with amino-acid sequence MYLEIVSPEATLFAGEVTSVTVPGINGEFQMLKDHAPIVSLLQKGNVKVEGNITIDEAHENKFSKDASGKTILAITSGTIELKDNKVIVLAD; translated from the coding sequence ATGTACTTAGAAATCGTATCACCAGAAGCTACCCTATTCGCAGGTGAAGTTACTTCGGTAACAGTTCCGGGAATCAATGGGGAATTTCAGATGTTGAAAGATCACGCACCTATAGTTTCTTTGTTACAAAAAGGAAATGTTAAGGTAGAAGGAAATATTACCATAGACGAAGCCCATGAGAACAAATTTTCTAAAGATGCTTCCGGGAAAACCATTCTAGCTATCACCAGTGGAACTATAGAGCTTAAGGATAACAAAGTAATAGTTTTAGCGGATTAA